GATACCTTTGAAATGTTGGAAGTCGGCCATTCTGAGCGCTGGGCAATTCAGCGTCAGCATAATGCCTCCTAGTCGTGTAATCTGTGGCGCTGCTTTGCCATAGAGATCTGGGTGCAGCATTGGAGCTGGATGCTGCAAATATTCCTGGATTGACGATGCTAGAGCTGGACTGGTAATGCGCGGTTGAGGAATCAACACCAGTTTTCTTGTGTGTGAGCCACTCCATGCCACTGCTTCGATCtagaaaatgaaaataagataCACTTAGTGTGCATTGATGCTTAGAAATTGGTTTAAAACATAAAGATATACGAGTTTCTAAATAAATTAAGAAAATATTACCTTTTAATTTATGGCCATATGAATAACACTGGTTCTTAGAACTGGAGGCACCCACACTTGGGAAGTTTGTTTTCTTCATAGTGCTAGATGACCCTATCACTTTTTTGTTCAAAGCATTCACTGTTGAGACACCTGATGGCTGTAAACCAGTGGCCCAATTCTTGTCCATGGGTGAGGTGCGTTCAATGCTAAGCTTCAGATTTGTACCAACAACTGAACCACTATTTCTTGGCAAACTCTTTGCAGGGTTCTCCCATACTGTCAccacatcatcatcactatcatctgcgTCAGCTGGAACCTGAAGGAGCATTTCTTTTGTGGACCCGCTATTGCTATGCCTCATAGACACTCTGTTCAAGCTACGCTCTATATTTTTTCCCTTCATGAATTTTCCAGAAGGTTTCCTCGTATCATGTCCTGCAGGAGGCCCCATTTGCTGGACTCTTCTTATACCCCCAGATGGTAATGAATATGATATGGCTTTAGAATATCCCTTTGATTCACCTCCTCGGCATTGTAATGCCATTAGGTCCTTCTGAACCTTGTACAGACGATGAAGTTCATAGACCTATAAATAAAGGTGTCAAAACCGTACAGGAATGAGAAACAATTACGCCTATGGACAAATATAAGAAAAAACACATCACTTGCATATGTAAGCAATCTCTAGACTACTGAAAGCACATAGTATGGGTAATGTCATAATCTACCTGTTTCCGGAATGTAGCTTCCTGTGCAAGTATAGTCTGCTTTAGCATTTCCTTCTCAGCATATGCAGATCCATTTGTGGGTGTTACTGTGAAGCGGTTACTAATATGCTCAATTGGTTTATTCTCCATGTGTTATGATAACCACCAATTGCCTTTCAAGTTTACTCTACAATCTGCAAGTGGCCGAGTACAGAGTATTCTGGAAGATAGGTCTTGCCTTCAACTTTTGTTCCTGGTCCTAATAAATATCCACAGATAAATGATGGGTTATTGTAGTATCATCAAATGTATATAATAAGAAGGATATTTAGAACAAAATAAATgcatgaacttggtatcctttttcttTTGTGACTGATTTGGTATATTCAGTCAGAGCATTAAAATGGTTCAACATGTATGATTTGCACACTCATACTACACAGTGGCAATTAAGGCGTTAGGAACCCAACCAAGTATGACTTCACACCACAGCAAAGATCCATCACTTGACAGATACTCGGAAAATTCTGATCAACAAGCGATAGAAAACAAGAAAGGATGCCTTGTACTTACAAAGTTCTCGAATGTGAAGCAATGGTGTACAAGGAGTTTTATCCAGCCAAGAGTCCTTAGACCACAAGAAACTGGATTATGTCTGCTGGCTTAATCAATTCCTCCTTATCTGAAGCAGACAAAAGCGGTTAGCTTGCCTCAGCAAGAGACCTCAAAGTTGGCATTTATGGAAAGTAAGGACACATACATAATAATGAagatgaaaataaatgcaaagcgAGGAAAATCGTAGACAAGATCCAGATCTGTAACAAAATGTGACAGGAAAAGGATTCCGAACATGAAATGTGCAGAAAACAGAACTTTACAAAGCAATTCCACGAACCTTCACCTCCACAAACAAACAGTTGAAGAGAAACTAAAAGAAATAGGAGACACACAACAAGAGGGGGCAAGGCAGGATCAACAAGCAAGGAAGAATAGAGGTAATCTCCCCGTGCCCCCACACCTTTCTGCCCAGGGCGTACCAAAAGATCGTAGCAAAAACAAATAGATGGGAAAGAGCAGATTTCGCACAACAAAATCAAGCATAACAGCGCAGAGACTAGAGAGCTAAACTCCCGAAAACACGAGAGAATTTTCAGCTCACCTTATCACCAGGAGAAGCCCACGATACTGGTGAAAGATGTCCGTCTACCCTTTTTGTAGATAACCTTGAGGTGTTTCGTTCTTTATTAGGAGTGATTATAAAGATTTGATTACGATTCAATGACAACTCGACATGGACACTGATGAGCTCATTTGGCCTTTCAATGCTTTTTGTTTCTAGTGCTATATTAATGCATAAATTTATGAGAGATTTCGTCATTTTGGGCTGGATTTTGAGCACATTCAATTACATGTAACTGACCCGTTGCTTCATTTTTTTAGAAGGTATTTTCTCCCCCGGGTGGTTGGAGTGACACACGTCCCCCCTATGTGACACGGTACACTCACTTCCTTTGTGCCAGGTTCATCTACAAGCTATATCTGAACCATTTAGTGTGCATTCTGACTTGTGCTGTGTGCCGTGATTCCAGTTGTATGCAATTTTTAGATGGTGTACTTTGGTGAATTTGCTAGAAATTCTGACATGGTTCAAGGTGATTTGACTTGCTACATGTATGTGGATGAGCGGGATGCATTTGTGGGGCATGTCATAAAACATGATCTCTCTAAAAGAAGATACATGTGATTTTCGGATGCCTTTATGAGAAGAAAAGTAAAAGACAAGTCAACTTTTTGTCTTGATTATCATGGGGAGATTGTATTAACATGTTGCGTCCATATAAAATTGGGTgacatttctttaaaaaaaaatctTGAGTATTGTTTTATGTGAAAAACTTATTTCGCACACAATTATATCATTCTCATCATTTGCAGGCATGTTGCAGAACAAAATAATTTACAATTGTATCTTTAAACTTCTAAAACATCTCGCAAACCATTTATTTCTTGTTCCTGATAGACATTCTGCTTGGTAACTTAAATATTCTGGTTTGGTGCATCCCAAAACTCATAGCCCTGTCAATCTCCTTTTTTGAAGGAAATGCTAATGTATGACCCAGATGCATGCCAAACAAAAAACATCATGTGTGAATAGTTATCATAAATATCACAGCAACCTAAATCAGGCTTCTTCATATCTTAGCAGTGAGTTAAAACTTGAAACAGGAGAAAAAAAAAACCTTATAACATAGCATGCCATTAACATGTATACAAAGCATGAAAGACAACAAAAAAAGTACAAATGGATGATTTATATTGTTGTATGAGATACAAGCTTGATACCTGACTCAGAATTTTACCCAAGACTGTATGCTGCTTCATCTCTAAGACATTCTTATGAAGTGGTACAGTGGCCACCTCCCCCTGTCGCACGATCGCAGCCATGGCCGTGCTCCAGGACATGATGTCCCATCTcggcatttcctcgaacaccttGCTGGCGTCCAAGAACCCGCCCCGTTCCTGGAGCATGCGTTGATCAGCGCGTTCCTGAGCGCATGTGAGGAGATAAGGTTGGAAGCGGCGAGCAGGTCGGGGTGGAGACCGTGCTCAAGCAGTTGCGCATGGTGGAGGTGCGGCAGGACACTGGGGCAGTAACGATAGGTGCTGCTCCACGAGCCGGCGCCGCGAAGGTGCACctcatggcggcggtggtggacatTCGCGGTCGGTTTAGCGGTGGCGCCGCCGTGGTTGCCGGTAAAGAAGGGTCAGTGGTTGGCAGTTATTGCCGGAGAGGGGAGGGGAGCTGCTCAGGCGAGGAGAAGGGGGCAAAGGAAGGGGAGCTCCCTCGATTGCATttgaagaaaaaaaccaaaaagtcgcaaaaaatcatgaattcaaaagtgttcactgattttgaaaataaattcacgaattttaaaaaaggttcatctattttgattttttatcaaattggGAAAAGGTTTATGAATTTTCAAAAACAAATCCACAAATTTGAAACATCGATTTTTAAAAAAAcagtgattttgaaaaaaaaaggttcatcgatttgaaggaaaagttcatgaatttttttaaaaaatcatcgaactaggaagaagaaaaaaaggaaaaacaaaaaaggaaagaagaaaagacGAAAAAGATGTATGACATCAGATCAGAGTAGGTGGCGTGGTGGTTACTGCAGCGTACCTCGATGCGGGAGGTCCCTGATTACCACGAGTGCGCTTTTTTGCGGGAGGCGCTTGTTCGATTCACCAACAGAAAAAAAGGTAGATGGGCTGGCCCAACgcggagggtgtgtgtgtgcgcctGTTAGCAAAATGCATACGAACGGGCGCCTGAAGGCCAAATAAAAAACACCCAGAGGAAGGGCGACTGTTGTCTCATGGGTTCCAAAGAAGATGGACATGTGCGCGTGCGGTTGAGAGGGACAACCAATGGCAGAAATCAGTACCAAGGCTCGGAAGCAATCCCTTCACAAGTCACACTCGGCACTGAAAGCCTAGATTGACCCAATTGCGCGTACCAGGAGGAATTTTTTGAAGGCAAAGCATGATTTTTTAGATTAACAGTGTTCAGGCAAATCACCTGAGACGACACAAACAACCACTCGAAGTGGTACAATAGAGTCTCAACCAATGCTCTCATTTGGCAAACACGTACGGCCAATTTAAGCTGACTCATGTGCAATAGAGTTTGCATTACATCTACAAACACTAACTCGCTGCTTAGAGAACCACATTTTCAAATGAAATTTATTATCTTCAATTGCAGCAACATAAGGTGAGGAGTGTGCCTTCCTCATATCCATGGCTTTAGCTAGAAGTTCAGAGTCTGTCTCACACACCACTCTAATTGCTCCCTCGAGACATCCAAGTATCCAACCCAACTGCGAGAAGTTTAGCACTCAAAAATCGAATAGCAAGAGAGTGGAGCGCGTGAGAGCACATCAAGTGTGCATTCATAATTTCTCTAAATGTAGCATAATACAATTACTCATTTGCTATACTTTTCCGGGTTCAGACATTCATGAAGAAGGCATATAAACCGGTTTATTTGGAAATCCGGCAACAGTAAAAACATTGTTTAGCTTGAATGCTAGCAAACAACATATGCACATTAGTCACCATAAACATCACTTCTGACCAAGTATGCCCTGGCTTGTACTTCCTTCTTATagacaaaaaagaaaataaactttaAATTGATAACAAGAGCATGTGATGGCATACTCTATATTGTAAAAGTCGCTCCCAAAGTTAGTCCATGTGCTCAACCTAGTGTTTTGCCGCATATTAACTTTTTTGCAGGGTACCTCGTATTAACTTACCTTAGTTGTTTTGTCATAGAAACCTCACAACATCAAAAAAAATCTCCTGAGCGTTTTTTGTTAGGGATTAGTATAAACTAGGAAATGTTTTTTCAACCCGCTAGGATTCCTTGACCTGGGGGTGTTCAGCCAGGCTGTGTTGGCCCAGCAGGCGCGTGGCGTCCGGTCACTTTGTTGGAGACTTTGTGAAAGTGTATTGAAAGCATGGCACTACCCGCACTGGATTCTCGACATTGTACATTTTTTTTTTGAATGCGTCATCAACTTTCAGAACTGTGAAGCATGGTTTGGATTTCTCAAAAGGGGGTCATGTGGAGCATGGAcgatgtgtaacgccccggacacactcgCCGGTGGTCGTTAGACtgaccccacagatcaatactaatcttttctgcgcactttgtccttacTCGTGGGcatccgggagcaacttcccggtcggtcacccatcctgaaattactccaagctgagcacgtaacgccccggacacacccgccggtggtcgttagactgaccccacagatcaataccagtcttttctgcgcactttgtcctcactcgtgcgcacccgggagcaacttcccggacggtcacccatcctgaaattactccaagctgagcacgcttaattttggagttctgtccgaatgggcttccgaaaaagaaggaattccttattgatatgagtagtctatcatccctaataagccaggctatcacatacacccccactcagagggaCCGACGTCcttgtcgggccacaggaacggtccctcttggcacatatgtctgtgcatccagtccggtacatgtgccatgccgtgtgccacgacgggtcacaaacgtcatgaacaacatgaccgcacaTCTGCCCGCAAACATCcttgtaaccgcgagggtcggctctggtACCAACTTCCTACGCGCCTAAAATGCAATTGTGCCCCGATCAcaaattcatcacgtgattgggatagaactACATCTTGGGCGTTACACGATGGTTCACAAATAAATATTTGACAGGATAATTGGATTCCTTGGGATTTCTTGTTGAAAGCGATAGGGCTGAAGAAGGAGCAGGTTCAACTGATTTTCAAACTTGATTGACTATATTGCTACAACATGGGACGATATGCTACTCTTCTAAAATCAATTGGGCTTGCGTTATGAATATGATTACATCATGTATAAACTACTGTTATCATTATTATAAAAAAGGAAAAAGTCAAGTTTTGAGTTGTTGAGGTAGAAGGTTGGGCTTTCCTAGAGTTGAGAGAAGAAATAGATTACCAACAGTGAATTACTAGCATATGAAGCTATACTACCGTGGATCATAAAAGTGACAATGTGTTGACGCCTGAAGGGAAGGAGCTCTCAGGGAGCGAGATATATGGTATTGGGTGGTTGGAACGTCATAACAATGTTAACTTGAATTACACCACTAGCCCAATCCTTGTCTATATATAACCATACTTCCTATCTGATTGAATCAACTACTAAGAGTCCACACGTGTTCCAACATCTCGATGGAAGCAACACACCAATGGGGTGAGTGGAAATTTAATTGGCTCGTCGGTTCAAAGCTTGGGGCTTGGAGGTATTAGGAGGCATCCCGAATCCTCCGAACTGATGGTTAGCATGTAGTTCATTTTATTTTTAACCTGATGTTAGTGAAAAAGCACTGTCGTGCAGCAAGTAGCTATCTAGAGGGGAAATATTAATGAACGTGTGCATAATGTATTTATGGTCAGGATCATTCTGGTTATACTTGGTCGGAGAAGAGATTTCATGTTGAGGGTTTTTTGCCAGGAATTTCATGCTGAGGTGGATAGCGATAAGTACTATGTAAGGTGAGCTAACAAGTTGAGTTGCAGCTCTTTGTCCAAAAAGGCCAATTTGTAATTCTTGTCATAATTAGATCACCGTGCACATTGGCGTGCACAAGTCGAGTGGAAATTTAGCTGGCTCGTCATATGATTTAAGAGAATAACTGAAACTTCGGGTATGATTTATATGCATGTAGAAGAATATGATTTGTATCTGCACCAGGAGAAGTGTTGAGCAAATAAATTTGAGATTTATTTTGTGTGAATGTGTGATAGTAGCTCTGCTCATTCTATTAGAAGAAAGGGGAAACAAAAATATGTGTAGAAATACAACATCAAAGCAGTCACCAGGTAGAAGTGGAACACACCATGAGTATAAAATAAGACATGTGGATGCACATAGTTTATTTATTTGTTAGAAGGAGTAGATTAGGCTGGTCGCAGTGGTAGTATCATATataactagtatcatgcatgccaactaggcaattttgacgCGATGACGtaaaattaaatgaagaaagagagggttaagtatcatattatgataccgtatcgTAATAAATACTATAACACTacgtgtcatgcatgacaataaataagacTATCTAtaatactactctatgatactatacaCTACAGATGTAATATCATACACAGATGTAATATCATACACTAGATCATATGCAtgatagtagtatatgatacttccAATTACAACCAGCCTTAGAGCATCTCaggccgcgcccccaacaaggccccccaggcgatttttcggccgccgacgccgaaaaatcggcccagtcgcgccccagaGGCCCAATTTTCGCCAGCGGACCCAGGCCGAAACCGGCGCGCTGGAGGGCGCCGGCTGAATCGTTTTTGGCGCAAAAATCGGCGGGCCCTCCATGGCAGCAACTCGGCTCTTCTCGTCGCTTCGtcatcctcatcgcctcggttcccgcggcggAATCAATaccaaagctgccgcgcgctgccgcgccggtcagcctcctccattgatgcctcacgggcggcgtagtgaagaccggacgacgcgcgtccctcgcccgccacgcgtacacacggcagccacgcgtacacacggcggctccgcctatataagccgcccccgCCCGCACCGGTGAGAGGCACAGACTCTCCACCGCCGACGCCCCCGTTCCTCGACGCCCCCGTTCCTCCCTCTCTTCTCGCCGTTCCCAGTTCACCCGATGGCCGAGCGCTTTCcaggcgatggcgcggcggcgaacggcatCAGCCGTCGCCGCCTTCACGAGGACGAACCTCGGCTTCTCTATGAGgtcgagtacccggtcccgccggacatgcgggtgcccccggcgtggaggatcagcgccggcggggtcccggtgccaccgccgcccaccggggcggcgcgTCGTGCGGAGATCACCCGTATCCGGTCCTCTCTGCCGCTGGCGGCGAGGGAAGGGCCGAGGTACATCCCCGACAGCCCGCTGTGGGAGCAGTACTTCCGTCGCCGCCACGCCGAGCAGCTTGAGGCCACCAAGGGCATCGTGCCCTCTGGAAGGCTCAACTCCGACGCCCGCCGCCGATGGTGGGGCGcgcccggccgcacgctggaggccgtcctcgagtacatcgagggcggcaacacacctaggctggagtaccacgctccccCTCCTTCTCCCGCCGGCGggggagctcgtggacgccgagacgcatggacccggcgtcctcctcctcgtccggccgctcATCCGGCTCTCCATCCCTcctccccgtcaagccggagccccaggacacgccgatCAGccagcgcacccgcagctccggcgtccgcatcgccgAGTCCTCCCCCACCTCTGCCCGGCTCGTCAGGACGAAGgtggagcccggcctccccgcggagtacgaggccaTAGTCCGGCGTGGCTTCTCCGACGAGGCCGCCCTAAAATGGGCGCgagacgactacctccgcgacgagatggtccggcagcgccgagcCCTGCAGGAGATAGCTGCCCGCCAGCGTGGCCGCGAGGACGAGAACGGCgtggtgatcctcgacagcgacgaggacgaggacgcccccggaccgtccaacccgtcGCGCCAACCTGgggaggggtgcagcagggacggcggccgcggaggagacgacgacgacggcggcggcgactacacgcagttctacaggctcctcggcatgtagagcttCAAGGGCGGCGGGCGACGAGGAACGGCGAGGGCGTGGCGGGTCTAGTAgtgtttttttccttcttttgtaaaatatttttatatatgtatgaactcgccgaagtttggttGAATTTGCGTGTCGGATTTTGTTTTTGAAAATAAACCTGGGCGCGGCGACTGGGGAACATCACGCCCCCAGCTCGCGGTTAGCGCCGGtacgcccccaggcggcgatttttagTGCCTCCTGggggccaacggctgaagatgctcttagtaTTTTGGATGACCTCATTTATTATTATGCATGACACATACGAGTAGTAGCACATCATTTATTATGATACACCAACAGAGAGCAATGACAAAGCACCAATGTATCATATATATTATGAGACCTAAAAGGTCATTTATCTTTACTTATATACAATATGTATGCTAGAGGCTATGCTTAATTGCCGTCCTGCCTGTCCACATGGACCAATGCAGTTTATGGAGCCTTCATATTTGACAATGGTTCCTATCATGGCTAGCACATGAACTACTTTATTACATGACTTAGGGATCAATCCAATTCATGCTTATATTAACACCAAAATTGTATTAGCTTGAAACAAAAATCTCCGGTGATAATGCGCTATAGGAATCGAATCACACTTCACCAGGTAGGCCGTCTTCGCTTCTCTGAATATGAACTACAACATTATGCCTAGCAACACCTGTATAAATCTAGACACGTATGATTTCTGTGGATATTGGTGGAGGTCAATCAAAAAGGGATGTGTTACACCGTGAGCGAGCTagatttttttgttctttttcagTGAGAAACGACCGGGGCCAATTATTGACTTGGATAACCCCTGCCAGATAGACCCTGCATGCAGTCCAGTTAGTCTAAGGACAATCGGGCTTGCACGATGGACATGAGTAAACGTTTACAATGTTAAGAATGTTgtcaaaatcagaaaagaaaaaaaggtcTCAGATGGGCTCGGGTGCAGTTTGGACAAAAATGAGtttttaactactccctccgttcctaaatataagtctttttagacatttcaaatagactacgacatacggatgtatctagacatattttaaagggtagtgtcgtggaattgtcacggcagatgtcctcgagctaggacttagtcgtggagccatcgccactaggaagcttgaaggggttaagtgggacaaggaacacgaggatttatactggttcggccccttacggtgaaggtaaaagcctacgtccagtttaaGGTGGtcttgattagggtttcgatgaccagggagcttaactgctatgcctggctctcgacgagatctttcctgtccctaaaccgctgccgggtcgtccctttatatagggaggctgacgcccagcagctctcagagtcccggccggctcataagagtgtccggctcggactctcaactattcgtgccttgcactacaagttctaccatgataatgattgtaactacgggccttaagcc
This window of the Triticum aestivum cultivar Chinese Spring chromosome 5D, IWGSC CS RefSeq v2.1, whole genome shotgun sequence genome carries:
- the LOC123122579 gene encoding uncharacterized protein yields the protein MENKPIEHISNRFTVTPTNGSAYAEKEMLKQTILAQEATFRKQVYELHRLYKVQKDLMALQCRGGESKGYSKAISYSLPSGGIRRVQQMGPPAGHDTRKPSGKFMKGKNIERSLNRVSMRHSNSGSTKEMLLQVPADADDSDDDVVTVWENPAKSLPRNSGSVVGTNLKLSIERTSPMDKNWATGLQPSGVSTVNALNKKVIGSSSTMKKTNFPSVGASSSKNQCYSYGHKLKDRSSGMEWLTHKKTGVDSSTAHYQSSSSIVNPGIFAASSSNAAPRSLWQSSATDYTTRRHYADAELPSAQNGRLPTFQRYHRLHSSEIPGGAQYQHPSPFYDCPKDVNLNNGPRDATATLGQASENASKEVLWDRKKLRNSTKKITMKKSQVLPSHENRHSQISPGSMGYSGGSTRILGFTISAATEKDSHRPSTSSTTHMGADSTPLSKGVADLEMQFQNKKDGTSVRNLIDLNVALPFMDVTEMDARQSEGDSVPEEPDGPSTAAAKNLMVMHTGEFQAGPPQGNILHWFAGLATSGESTVVCSSEMNNVDTTLKL